In a single window of the Plodia interpunctella isolate USDA-ARS_2022_Savannah chromosome 26, ilPloInte3.2, whole genome shotgun sequence genome:
- the LOC128681099 gene encoding uncharacterized protein LOC128681099, whose protein sequence is MARILLCFWLTCICYKYTITIKLEPNHNRSHHPDNEPLVKKPVQSFELARLQSIVEANPYMVALLNNRKYFHCTGVIVSKRAALTASKCIDNDKLKYIGVGLAFVDPEYLNDNALKAIDAAEVFGKAYDHEHSKVGIVYSVTDDLDKYFGRIDINRGLNFYDRPKMFSVFGYGVYPNFGLYAIQTRLLYRRLCSETVSDNATVCGVNYFDYDEHTLGKGGVVIIEHEAVAITGWTRKDFSLDYNLRHVDDLTFEMYTLVGRLNIENEIERMEKSRFSGYTYLSQRGNGVVFDKRIMFLLIFAVF, encoded by the coding sequence ATGGCgagaattttattatgtttctggCTGACCTGTATTTGTTACAAGTATACGATAACGATAAAACTGGAGCCAAATCATAACAGATCGCATCATCCTGATAATGAACCTTTAGTAAAGAAACCAGTGCAATCTTTTGAATTAGCAAGGCTGCAAAGTATCGTTGAGGCCAATCCTTATATGGTAGCCTTGTTAAATAATAGGAAATACTTTCACTGTACTGGGGTCATTGTTAGTAAGAGAGCAGCATTAACTGCATCAAAATGTATTGACAACGACAAACTCAAATATATCGGAGTGGGACTCGCTTTTGTAGATCCAGAATATTTGAACGATAATGCTTTGAAGGCAATCGATGCAGCCGAAGTATTTGGAAAAGCGTATGATCACGAACATAGCAAAGTTGGAATCGTGTATTCCGTGACCGATGatctagataaatattttggacGGATTGATATAAATAGAGGGCTAAATTTTTATGATCGACCTAAAATGTTTTCTGTTTTTGGTTACGGTGTATACCCTAACTTTGGATTATACGCGATACAAACGAGGCTGTTGTATAGAAGATTATGTTCTGAAACTGTTTCCGACAATGCAACAGTGTGTggtgttaattattttgattatgatgAACATACGTTAGGTAAAGGAGGTGTTGTTATCATAGAGCATGAAGCTGTAGCCATTACAGGGTGGACTCGAAAGGATTTCAGTCTGGACTATAATCTAAGGCACGTTGACGATTTAACTTTTGAAATGTACACCTTGGTTGGACGTCTtaatatagaaaatgaaatagaGAGGATGGAAAAAAGCAGGTTTTCAGGGTACACATACCTCAGCCAACGGGGAAATGGTGTGGTTTTTGATAAACgtataatgtttttactaatttttgctgtattttaa
- the LOC128681215 gene encoding uncharacterized protein LOC128681215 codes for MEQAITVILTTLFYTQTNALVTRETLLKSGKLQFECTELLVLNGVYAFKEKNAILNGIPADIRIHWKTDSIYFTLVSSEMKMSLQTLRSSGDIETIKVAGLGQTSTVDNLNDIVYLGTDNGVYKYKEDGSVEHYTALGEDVMYIAVNNDGSAMYIATWPQNRVYKINNDSQSLERFMYITNGHGLTIDTRNNMFFVDVATETLYVLKNGEHVPAKLKGLRDDKMINVFVSRSDVVYAMDDNSNLYVIDIENEVARYLRTFNISGVNTFGLDSSDNVFIGCKGVIYKFYMYEKNPCNVIGTTHSRLNPGPKHQRRRRQKKDRKTTTTTTTTTEIYEDDDDEDDDDEEDE; via the exons atggAACAAGCGATCACAGTGATACTAACAACACTATTTTACACGCAAACAAATGCGTTGGTTACAAGGGAAACACTATTGAAAAGTGGGAAACTTCAGTTTGAATGCACCGAGCTGTTAGTTCTCAACGGAGTATACgctttcaaagaaaaaaatgcaattttgaaTGGGATCCCTGCTGATATCAGAATTCATTGGAAAACTGATAGTATATATTTCACTCTGGTTAGcagtgaaatgaaaatgagTCTACAGACATTAAGATCCAGCGGTGATATTGAGACTATAAAAGTTGCTGGATTGGGACAAACCAGTACAGTAGATAACCTCAATGACATTGTATATCTTGGCACAGATAATGgtgtctataaatataaagaagatGGTTCTGTTGAGCATTACACAGCTTTGGGTGAAGATGTAATGTATATTGCTGTAAATAACGATGGTAGTGCAATGTACATAGCGACCTGGCCACAGAATCGTGTTTACAAAATCAACAATGACTCCCAGAGCTTAGAAAGATTTATGTATATCACAAATGGTCACGGTTTGACAATAGATACaagaaataatatgtttttcgTAGACGTTGCAACTGAAACTTTGTATGTACTGAAGAATGGTGAACATGTACCCGCGAAATTAAAAGGATTACGAGACGATAAGatgataaatgtatttgttagcAGATCAGACGTAGTTTACGCAATGGACGACAATAGTAACTTATATGTAATTGACATAGAGAATGAAGTAGCGAGATACTTAAGGACTTTTAACATAAGTGGAGTAAATACTTTTGGACTGGACTCGTCCGACAACGTTTTTATTGGATGCAAGGGAGTCATCTACAAGTTTTATATGTACGAGAAAAACCCGTGCAATGTCATTGGCACAAC GCATTCAAGACTTAACCCTGGCCCTAAACACCAAAGACGGCGGCGACAGAAAAAGGATAGAAAAACCACGACAACGACAACGACAACGACAGAAATATATGAAGACGACGACGATGAAGACGATGATGACGAGGAAGACGAATAA